DNA from Branchiostoma lanceolatum isolate klBraLanc5 chromosome 9, klBraLanc5.hap2, whole genome shotgun sequence:
GGTGCACCAAGATAATTTAGCAACGTTATCTAATCTAAATTAGTAGCGATTCGTTATGTTTTCTGACCTTTTACCCCTTTGTGGTCGCAAGACCAATACGGTTAATTCAGAATTCCACCGCTCACAGGAAAGCAAGACGTCTCTACACCCCTCCCATTTTTCGCATCGCGCGCTCGTAAAGTTTCAAACCCGCACGATTTACAGAAAACAGACACAGCAAACTGGAAATCGCTCCGAGGACACCACCTGCAGGTTATGCTTAATGGTACAGCCTGGCTTTCCAAAACAGCTCAAGAGATCCTTGAGGAAAGAGTCAACATGGCTCTTTTTGCAACAACATGTCATCGGGTTTTCTCACGGCTGCTCGGGTGACGTCGGAGCCGGTCGGTTAGAACAGACAAGATGTCACACGTCGCTGTTTTCACCTGGTGTGCTCTGACGGTTCTGTTCAGCGCACAGGCAAGAGGTAAGGATCTTATTCTAGGGTTAAGACTACACTTTGCGCCTGTTGTTTATGTAGGTATTTAGACTTCTGTTTTGTGTTGTCCTGATGTGAGAAACTAATGTTCTGACATTTAAACCTCAGTGGACATAAAGCACTCTTAACAAGATACAAACAGACGTTTAAAGTAGGTGTCCGCTCTGGGTCAAGGTGATAAAGGAAGCGTACGCGGAGACGTTAAAGTTATAGTAGGTCAAGCCACTTTTCCATCGTAAAGCAATCACGCTGCATGTCATAAAACTGTGTTACGTTACATAAGCATGCatgctgtgtgtttttttaaactttagcACAGGCCTAAGTTTGGGTTTCTCTTGTTACCTGATTTCTGTTCAGATATAGGGGTAAGGAGCATGAGCACTCGCTGTATTTGTTTCACAACCTTTTAAGAGGAACTAACTTTTCGGTGCAGGTAACACCACTCAATCCCTCGATGTTATCAACACAATAATCTACTAAGTGTACAGATACGTATTACGGGCCAACGTATTCATCAACATATGTCACAGAGTTCACCCAGTGACTTGAAATAAAAAGACCCAGGGATAAGAATAGCATCCATTCAGTTCTTAATTCAGATCGAGTGAAAACACGGAGTCTGTTTTGCGTTGTTGCCTAACGGAGTCACGTAGGATGTGAGCGGTGCCGTTCGGAGTGAAGTGAACCAAAGCCGCGAAGTGCGCACACTTTTGGCGTCTAAAGTAACAGCTTCAGCCTTCATGGGATTCTCGCGTGAGAACTCTGCCGAGATTTCAATTTGCTGTTGATAACCTTAGCTCCAGGTAATAGATGGCAGGTTGTGTCTCGTTAAGGTGAGGTCATGGACCTATAGAATCAGTGTCAAACTTGTTAGATAAATATCTTGCGTACCCTACCGACATAGCGTGAAGTTGCAGAATATAACAGATTAAAAGAAGAATGTTAAGATTACGCTAGATACTTTAAATTGATTCCAAAACACATCTTCCACAACAATGTTGTTTTACTGATTTTCTGTCGGTCGCTTGATGTGATGTTGTATTCATAACCACTATGCTTTTCTTGGATACTTCTCCCAAGTTTCTGATAGCCCCTTTTATCCTCAGGTGAGACAGTTTGTTACCCTGAGCTGGACTGTTTCTCAACTGGAGGGGGTTTCGTGGACAGACTTCCGGCGGAACCagtcaccatcaacacacaTTTCCTTCTCTTCACAAGAAACAGTCTGTATGGCGAGCAGTTCCTCAGACATAACGCTCCAACGGGACTCTTGCATTCACACTTTAACAGGTACAAGATTGTGCGTACACACTTATATATACGTATACACGGGTTACTTTTGCATAGATACATATTTTCCTGACAGTTGTGTGTCGTTTTCCGTGTACATATGTAGGTATATGTCCAGGTATCAAGATACAGGTTTAAGATTAGTTTTGGATAGAAACATTTTTAAATTCATCCAAATCatcttagtctgtataacgcaaactccagctgtccggggatttctgtcccctccccgcggctatgcgttacagggcggcaagccgttacaggagcttgattgagttcaggctaaaATCATCTTATCAGACGTGTACAGTTGTCAAGCTACATTTTAGGGGGAGAAAAAAGCCGCATCTGGGAACTTCATTTTCTTAAAGACTTTCTTTGTTTTCCCTCTTTAGTTCAAAGGACACAAAATTCCTGGTACACGGCTACATGGACGACAGAACAGAGGAATGGTTGGTCATGACCACGGACGCCATCTTGGCTCGTGATGACGTAAATGTCGTCATAGTGGACTGGGGTGGAGGTGCCATGGAGCTGGACTACTCACAAGTCGCCGCGAACGCCCGTGTGGTCGGGGCGGAGCTGGCAAGATTTATATCTTTTCTTAAAGTAAGACTTTCACTTTCGTAAATCAAAATTGTAGGTAATCTCACAAAACGATCGAGGTTCCTGTTTATGTACTTGTGTAAGTCTCGAGACTTTAAATTTCGTGTATTTTAgacttttttctgtgttttttcatTGAAGGAAGAGGTTGACGTGAGTGGCCGTTCTATTCACATCGTTGGTCACAGTTTGGGTGCTCATATTGCGGGATATGCCGGGCAGAGACTGGCAACTACTGGCTCCAAGATCGGGAGAATCACAGGTCAGATTTACATCGTCAAATTTCTTTTTGTACACAAGTTTTCCTACTCCAGCTTCAACCCTCCAAATATACAACATAAGATTATAGAAAGTGGGGTTTTCTAATATCTTGCTCAAATGTATGCGTAAGAGAGTTTTTTCGTGTTTCAAAGCATCATTTTACAGTTGAACATATTTAAGAAAATTGTTTAAAGTAGATATATCTCTAACTATTCCAGCTCTGGACCCAGCGGAGCCAGGCTTCCAGGGAACACCGCCCCACGTCCGCCTGGACCCGAGCGACGCCATGTTTGTGGACGCCATCCACACGGACGGGGAAGGGCAGATGGACCTGGGTACGTACGTCCTCTTGTGGCATGCTGCCAAACACTGCAGTCAAGATACATTCTATTGAAAGTATCTTTTAGTAATACAGCATTACAGATTAAATGCCGTAGTCTATGTTTGGGATACCTGGACTTGTAATATCTAGAGTGTGGAAATGTCTGTTCAATAGAACATTCCTTACTAAAAGTCCTAACTTATTTTTGATTATCTACCGTTATTACAATATAGCTGTCGCTATCACTGAAATGTCGGTAAAATTGGGGCAATATGCTAGTGTTTGTTCAAAGCTTATTCAAATATCGTTCCAGGCTTCGGGATGTCCCAGCCCGTCGGCCATTTGGATTTCTACCCGAACGGTGGAAGAGACCAGCCCGGGTGTAGCGACAACCTCCTGAACTCTATCTGGGACCATGGATTGTTCCACGGTGAGGAATTGTAACAACATTTCTTAGTACTAACGCCGGTAATACTTGTACTTGAACTCTCAAAGCATTGCCATGTTCAGTTGTTTAAACGCAGTGTTTTAGTTGGGATCATCCACAATGTCAAGAACAAGCAGTAGTTTTATAAAGATCTTACTTATCTTGCATTACAATATTTAGACATATTGAAGAGTCACAGAAAGCCAAATAGACGTTTGAAGCCCTCCTGTCTTGGCTAAAAAAGTTGTCTCATTCAATTGTGAGAGAACTGATTTTACATATTTATTTACATGAATACCAAATAGGGATGTGGCTACACCGTCTCTATATCAAATCTCTACATCTCACAGGTGGGAAAGACTTTGTGACCTGTAACCATAAGCGTGCGCACCGTCTGTTCGTGGAGTCCATCCGCTCGACCTGCCCGTGGCGCAGCTACCCGTGCGCCGGGAGGGAAGAGTTCCAGCGCGGCGACTGTCTGACGTGCGGCACCACGGGCTGCTACAAGATGGGGTACGACGCCGTCGAGAAaacgccccctagcggaactgAGCTGGTCAAGTTGTACCTCACGACGGAAGGCCAGTCACCGTACTGTCGTGAGTCGAGTTTCATTTTgcttgaagcaaggaggttttatataaaacctccttgcttgaagtATGTTGTATTTTTCTCAAAAAGAGATCATTGAAAATCTGTACTATTTCACCGATGCTTTTGAAATGTATAAACACATATTTTTGGATAGTGATGATACAATGTGTTCCATTTCCCCAGACGGGCACGAGTACAGAGTTGAAATAATCCTGTCAAACAACGGAATAAGAAGAAGATTCATTAATAACCTCAGCATCAGACTACGGGGCAGCCGAGGTGTTTCTCCGGAGTTAAAACTAATAAGGTATCATAGACTTTCCGATTCCCTCTTTTACATGATACTATCAGTGACGAAATGGTGTTTAAGTACAGCTACATTTTCCAATACAAGAGTGAGTTGATATTGTGCCATTTAATACTAGAAATGGTTATATTCCTTTGATTGTACCTTTACGGGTAGTTTCTTTTTAAGTGTCGTTgactatttacatgtatatagcaaacatacatgtaagtcgaTCAGGTCGAGAAGTGAATTCCGGTGCCATATATTAAGAAATACTGCATTTTATGTAAACGATATCTTCGACGAGACAATTTTGAGTTGTCATCTTTTTCACAGCAGATCTGAGCCCCTGTCCCCGGGGGGTAGGTACGCGCGGGTGGTGGGTACGCCCCAGGACCCGGGGTTCCTGCACAGTGTGGACCTGCGGTGGGAGAATGACAGGATGTGGTACGTACCCTCCTCCTGGTGGGGCATGCGCACTACAGCGACGTTACAGGTGGACAGAGTCCTGGTTGACACAGCTGGGGCCCAGTCAGTCGACAGGTATGGAATTGTATTGATCAATCGTACATTGCTGTTTTATAGTTGATTCTCTTGGATACCAGAGCGCCAGAAAAATAAATTCGCATTTTAAATTGTTAACATAAATGGGTAAGCAGAGACTGTAGGCACCCAATAATATTACTAATGAATGTGACTCAAAAACTCAAGAGCGCAAGATTACTTGATTGTCTCAAATGTTTCCGATGACACACGCCGAGGAGACATTTCTCCGTTCATATGTCAAACAATCCACCTTTGTATACACTAActattttgaaaaatgttttaaaacgtttttaaCTCCTGTCTTAACAGGGACGAGTTCTGCGCCTATGGCAGACCGTTGGCAGCAAACCAGATTCACACTATCTACATATGCTGAGAGCGCAGAGAACAAAATACAAGATAGAGATGGTTTATAGTATCATCTTCTTCTACAGATTATCAATATGCTTGAAAATACTACGTTTTATTATGTTAAGGGTaacaggaaaaagaagaaattcaaGCTCCACGCAGAAATTATTGGATCAATGTACAGATTATGATTAATACAGATTAGGGTGTTGTTATTTAAGGGTTTGTGTTTATCTTACGATAGTGACCAATATTATAGTGTAAGCTatcatcaaactttcaaataatACCTTCAGATATTCAATTAAGGTCTATGAATCCCTGTGGGGAAGCCTTGTGTTGTAACATTCAGTACCCACTAACGTTGACATTATTTTCTATTACTGTTCCATTCCTCACTATCATGCATTACATCACAACCATCAAATATACTACCCCCTCCAGTAACACTCATTATGGTAGGGTCCACATGCCTCGTCACGAACTCGCCTTTAATTCGAAGGCACTTCCCAAACCCGATTGGTGGCCTGGCTGATCCACTGGCCAATCAGAGCTTCTTCTTGTTGCCTCGCCCTGGTCACCGATGGTGGATCTGCAGGGTTTGTAGCCCTAAGAACAACAGGAAAATCAAAACGGTCAGTATTGTGCATTTGCGTCAGTTATGGGAAAAGTTGTTACGCAGTCGAAAgctaatcagcaccaaggacagcttaCTATTTATGCCTGGTGTGCGCGCGTTTCTCCCTGTACATCGGATTCGGAACCTGCCGTTTCTGTTTGAAGTATgtatgaaaattatgaaaattgagGGATCAAACTCTGCCAACAGCTTGCCTTGAGTAGTACTGGTATGATATTTTCAAGACTTACGCAGTCACGTTGAAACTGTTTTGTTTGGGCTTTGTTACACATACACAATCATAACCTTGAACATGCCATAAGTAACCACGAAACACATAAGCATGAAGCACTATATTCACAACAAAGAGATATTGTCTCACCTGAGATCCAGGTGATGGGCTCCTCCTTCTATTGTTATGGCAACAAGGGAAGATGACAGGTTAGTCAGAACTCCGCCCCTCCGCCAGGGGTCAAGGTCACCGTTGGAAAAGATGATGTTGCTCGATGACAAAATATCTGTAAACAAAATATGTCAACTTATTAAATCACTGTGATTAATGCATAgaataatacatgtaaaatcaaccGTTGGATATGTGGTTTCGAAATCTGATCCGGcataaaaggtaaaggtaaaggtagcccCGTGGCCTTTTGCCATAGGAGCAGCCAGCCGTTGTTACCCagtgtgtctagggcacggtattgggaGACGGAGGCCATCCCactcttccaccgccttttacctccccaactgaagtcaggtacccattcctACATTCATTTAGTGCCTTTTTTCCCGAGAACACAATGTCTAGCTAAGAATCAAACCCTTGACCATtcgatctcgtgtccgctagcctaggaTACCCGGCCAGTCGACGCCACATTCGATCTGGCATAGAAGGCCCTTAATGGGGTTAAGACATCGCGATAGGAGTCTTTTTGTGAGGGTGTTTAAAACCCCATAGGAGCCCAAGGGTCGTATCAATGTCAGACACTGTGTCGtccatacagatacaaatagaGCGTCAGTAGCAAAATGTAAGTGGATTACTTTTGCCCCATAACTGCACGCCCATCCATCCCGGCCTGGGTGTGACGCCGTACTTTGCCTGGCAGTACTCCTCCCGGACCTCCGCTGTGTAGTTGTCCGGTGGGAACATGTCTGTCACGTTGTTGGTGCTCTCCAGTAGACTCACTTCCGTGCATGCCTGAGGAAAACATAGCCTACTAGTTACGCTTTTCCCATTAAGATCTATATCTAGCCTCTTATCTCCGTCTCTCTAGATCTAGAAACTACCGTAGACCGACGGTAAGGGTGGAAGAAAAGCCTCTAGTTTTTCACATGTCTAAACGGTCTGCTTGAGCTATACTATTACCTAATGTCTGTCTATACATTATTGATGTATCAGAGTAATGAAGCACAGGAATGTATGTTAACGCTTAGCTTGGAAAAGTTGGATACTGGTAGGCCCCATTTAACACAACAAAATCCACTAGCCATTTATTAACGGTTAGAGTCTATAAATTGTAAACGATGTACGTATGTGATGGTGTTTAAAGCTGTATCCACACACCTGATAGTCCCATGCAGTTGAGTCATCCCCCAGACCACACCCTGTCGGGTCTGCACACGCCACGAACTCGTTAAAGATGTCGAAACACTGTAGTGTTCCGTCTGTTCCGTTATAGGCCAGTCCTACAGTGTTAATGTGGAATTAGAGAAAAGGCATAGACACAACGTCACACTTTTGTTTGGGCTATCAAGTGTAGAAAGTTATCAACTTGAGCTTAATGTTCTGATATGGTGACATAAAATCTTGATGTGTTGAAATTAAAAAGTACTGTTACTTACTCAACGGTTTGCTCTGTGTATGACACTATCTTCTTTATACTGCTAAAAAGCTCGAATCAAGCAgattaaatgaaatgaaataaaactctACTATACGTGTCATAAATCTAACTAAGTGTTTTATTTTCCCTTATTAATCCTACCTGCTGCCAGGGACATCCCCTTCAGTAGGTCACTACTGTTCAAAATCAAACCACAGGCCACCTGATAGGCAGGGAAAAGAAGTTCCGTAAAAAATACTGGTATCATTTCGAACCATTTgtttggtttaaaaaaaacgcAATGTATTCCGATAGCAAACAGTTATTTCATCTACATTTATAGTTTCTTCATAAAactaaaacattttgaaaacttgAAGACACTAGCCAATGTCGGAAGCCTTACGTTGACAGGGTTGGCCGGTAGCTTGGCCTCGAACGCTGTGCGGTACGGGTAGTCCAGCATGGCCAGAGTAGTGAAGGAGTTCCGCACCCAGCCGTACAGGTGGGACAGGTCCGTCATGTTTTTCAGCGGGGAACACAGCTGAAACCGGTCCGAGATCTCCTTCAGACCTGTTCCACACAATAACACAAACATTAAGCTTTAGGGGGAAGAAATTTACTAGCTATAAGGCGGTTAGCCTAACAGAACATGCGTTCACCTTCATACAATTAGCATCCGTGATAACTGTGCTATTTGTTGAAGTGTTACACAAGGGGGCACACACAAAGCTTATcaagattctttttttgtcgatgaaattcgttgagtgttttgtcaattcgatctgcCGCCGAgtggtccagtgagaggggggggggggtagccaGAAATAGCTTAGGTATAAATGTAAAGGAGCACACTTCACTTCTACTATTgttgaaaaaatatattgtaTGTCTAGATCTTCTTAATTGCCACACAAGTGTGTATTTAGTCAAGCACTCACTATCTCAACTTAGTACAAAAACTAATACTGATCATGCGCACTTAATATCTTCTTTAACGGATTATACGTATGTCATAACAGGATATAGACACAAAACAGGGATGGCTTGTGAGGGCATTTTTTCCTACCTTGCTGACCCTCAGCAGCTAATCGTTCCATCTCCACAAAAGCAGACCGGACCTTCAGTGGACAGCGGGCGTCACTCTTTCTAAAGTCCTGCAGTGGAGAGACGTACAAGACGAGTATGCTTAAGAACACAAACTGTAtataaaaaagcaacaacatatAAAGTTCGGGCGACTTGTACACAatagttaagttaagtttgaaaatgtactatttgtacaaaaatatatatgataATGCATACAATGCCATGTTTCTAAGCGCATTTTTAAAAGTTCGAGTCTGGATACCTCGGTGACATCCTGGAAGAACTGATGCCCTTCTGTAAGACCAGCTACAAGGTAGATGGGTGCGCTGGCCGCCAGGGCTCCGGTCACCAAGTTGGGATACTTAAACCTCATGTAGGCGCTCAACATCCCTCCATAACTACGCGTAGGAATATACGAGACCATTAATTCTATGtacaaaatattctaaaaaGCATACAAGCGTGACAATTCATTGCAACTGAATCCAAAACTATCGAAGTTTTAAATTATCAGATCCATCTTACCTGCCACCGAAAGCGATGATAGGACACACATCCGGGGACTTGCAGTCCAGGTGGGTGAGCAGACCTGTCATGAGCCGGGCGTAGTCCGCCATGGCCTGCTCCACACTCAACAGGCCGATGTTTTCCTTGGTGAAGGAACTACCACCAAATGGCAGAGACTCTCCATAATAGCGCTATTTGATTGGAGGAGGTACGTTTTTAGACAGCATGCAGGGAGCATCTTGATATAGGGGTGTATGTAT
Protein-coding regions in this window:
- the LOC136442601 gene encoding pancreatic triacylglycerol lipase-like, giving the protein MSHVAVFTWCALTVLFSAQARGETVCYPELDCFSTGGGFVDRLPAEPVTINTHFLLFTRNSLYGEQFLRHNAPTGLLHSHFNSSKDTKFLVHGYMDDRTEEWLVMTTDAILARDDVNVVIVDWGGGAMELDYSQVAANARVVGAELARFISFLKEEVDVSGRSIHIVGHSLGAHIAGYAGQRLATTGSKIGRITALDPAEPGFQGTPPHVRLDPSDAMFVDAIHTDGEGQMDLGFGMSQPVGHLDFYPNGGRDQPGCSDNLLNSIWDHGLFHGEELELILHIYLHEYQIGMWLHRLYIKSLHLTGGKDFVTCNHKRAHRLFVESIRSTCPWRSYPCAGREEFQRGDCLTCGTTGCYKMGYDAVEKTPPSGTELVKLYLTTEGQSPYCHGHEYRVEIILSNNGIRRRFINNLSIRLRGSRGVSPELKLISRSEPLSPGGRYARVVGTPQDPGFLHSVDLRWENDRMWYVPSSWWGMRTTATLQVDRVLVDTAGAQSVDRYGIVLINRTLLFYS
- the LOC136441854 gene encoding dipeptidyl peptidase 2-like, encoding MAARVLLYALLVVPLSFACSSATPKPDDTPYKVRYFEQYVDNFNFASYGQQTYMQKVLISDSYWEKSKGPIFFYTGNEGPITAFWEASGFVKELAAKFKALLVFAEHRYYGESLPFGGSSFTKENIGLLSVEQAMADYARLMTGLLTHLDCKSPDVCPIIAFGGSYGGMLSAYMRFKYPNLVTGALAASAPIYLVAGLTEGHQFFQDVTEDFRKSDARCPLKVRSAFVEMERLAAEGQQGLKEISDRFQLCSPLKNMTDLSHLYGWVRNSFTTLAMLDYPYRTAFEAKLPANPVNVACGLILNSSDLLKGMSLAAGLAYNGTDGTLQCFDIFNEFVACADPTGCGLGDDSTAWDYQACTEVSLLESTNNVTDMFPPDNYTAEVREEYCQAKYGVTPRPGWMGVQLWGKNILSSSNIIFSNGDLDPWRRGGVLTNLSSSLVAITIEGGAHHLDLRATNPADPPSVTRARQQEEALIGQWISQATNRVWEVPSN